One Doryrhamphus excisus isolate RoL2022-K1 chromosome 17, RoL_Dexc_1.0, whole genome shotgun sequence genomic region harbors:
- the tmem79b gene encoding transmembrane protein 79 isoform X2: MEAYSLPEDMQAGGQIEDRDTRSEKLLRSLTSWEDGKQALNVKRGEPEENQLPEKAAQVFHPAVIQSLSSSRQSETMGEIDKSPQNVSQGFNQHGFPYDWREDTPQTTDGRGCPSRDNLKICVSLMTSAIFFPFLVWGGFVFLPFDAPLLDGAPFRLVYTLRCSVIAATPVILGWLVLGISRLRFGIVQPLFKEEQQLQEVKLHRGFMSDSVTLFLLYFLQLVVMAMYLSQEQLKLVPLLTIIFAIGRLAYWVAAAFGSSIRGFGFGLSFLPILVMMVANMVFIFTMEPSALIFSLSDKPKEVLTTPSRKQRFWG; encoded by the exons ATGGAGGCTTACAGCTTGCCTGAGGACATGCAGGCAGGAGGACAGATAGAAGACAGAGACACAAGATCAGAGAAGTTGTTGAGAAGTTTAACCAGCTGGGAAGACGGCAAACAGGCGTTGAATGTAAAGAGAGGCGAGCCTGAAGAGAACCAGCTGCCCGAGAAAGCTGCTCAGGTGTTCCATCCTGCAGTGATTCAGTCACTGTCCTCATCAAGACAAAGTGAAACAATGGGGGAAATAGACAAGAGTCCTCAAAACGTCTCTCAGGGTTTCAACCAACATGGCTTCCCGTACGACTGGCGTGAAGACACGCCCCAAACCACAG ATGGCCGGGGCTGTCCCAGTAGGGATAACTTAAAGATATGCGTCTCCCTGATGACTTCAGCAATTTTCTTCCCCTTCCTTGTCTGGGGAGGATTTGTGTTCCTGCCATTTGATGCCCCCCTACTGGATGGTGCCCCTTTCAGGCTGGTCTACACATTACGCTGTTCTGTGATTGCAGCCACGCCAGTCATTTTAG GATGGCTGGTTCTAGGTATCAGCAGACTCAGATTTGGCATCGTTCAGCCTTTATTCAAGGAAGAGCAGCAGCTTCAGGAGGTCAAGCTTCACAGAGGCTTCATGTCGGACTCAGTCACCTTGTTCCTGCTCTACTTCCTGCAGCTGGTCGTCATGGCGATGTACCTGAGCCAGGAGCAGCTGAAGCTGGTGCCTCTTCTCACCATAATTTTTGCCATTGGACG GTTGGCTTACTGGGTGGCTGCTGCATTTGGCAGCAGTATTCGTGGTTTTGGATTTGGTTTGTCATTCCTACCCATTCTTGTTATGATGGTCGCCAACATGGTCTTCATCTTCACAATGGAGCCATCAGCATTGATCTTCAGTTTGTCTGACAAACCTAAGGAGGTCTTGACTACACCTTCCAGAAAACAGAGGTTCTGGGGATGA
- the tmem79b gene encoding transmembrane protein 79 isoform X1, with product MKKDKRNEIKEWVKPPKMEAYSLPEDMQAGGQIEDRDTRSEKLLRSLTSWEDGKQALNVKRGEPEENQLPEKAAQVFHPAVIQSLSSSRQSETMGEIDKSPQNVSQGFNQHGFPYDWREDTPQTTDGRGCPSRDNLKICVSLMTSAIFFPFLVWGGFVFLPFDAPLLDGAPFRLVYTLRCSVIAATPVILGWLVLGISRLRFGIVQPLFKEEQQLQEVKLHRGFMSDSVTLFLLYFLQLVVMAMYLSQEQLKLVPLLTIIFAIGRLAYWVAAAFGSSIRGFGFGLSFLPILVMMVANMVFIFTMEPSALIFSLSDKPKEVLTTPSRKQRFWG from the exons ATGAAGAAAGACAAACGCAATGAAATAAAG GAGTGGGTAAAGCCTCCAAAGATGGAGGCTTACAGCTTGCCTGAGGACATGCAGGCAGGAGGACAGATAGAAGACAGAGACACAAGATCAGAGAAGTTGTTGAGAAGTTTAACCAGCTGGGAAGACGGCAAACAGGCGTTGAATGTAAAGAGAGGCGAGCCTGAAGAGAACCAGCTGCCCGAGAAAGCTGCTCAGGTGTTCCATCCTGCAGTGATTCAGTCACTGTCCTCATCAAGACAAAGTGAAACAATGGGGGAAATAGACAAGAGTCCTCAAAACGTCTCTCAGGGTTTCAACCAACATGGCTTCCCGTACGACTGGCGTGAAGACACGCCCCAAACCACAG ATGGCCGGGGCTGTCCCAGTAGGGATAACTTAAAGATATGCGTCTCCCTGATGACTTCAGCAATTTTCTTCCCCTTCCTTGTCTGGGGAGGATTTGTGTTCCTGCCATTTGATGCCCCCCTACTGGATGGTGCCCCTTTCAGGCTGGTCTACACATTACGCTGTTCTGTGATTGCAGCCACGCCAGTCATTTTAG GATGGCTGGTTCTAGGTATCAGCAGACTCAGATTTGGCATCGTTCAGCCTTTATTCAAGGAAGAGCAGCAGCTTCAGGAGGTCAAGCTTCACAGAGGCTTCATGTCGGACTCAGTCACCTTGTTCCTGCTCTACTTCCTGCAGCTGGTCGTCATGGCGATGTACCTGAGCCAGGAGCAGCTGAAGCTGGTGCCTCTTCTCACCATAATTTTTGCCATTGGACG GTTGGCTTACTGGGTGGCTGCTGCATTTGGCAGCAGTATTCGTGGTTTTGGATTTGGTTTGTCATTCCTACCCATTCTTGTTATGATGGTCGCCAACATGGTCTTCATCTTCACAATGGAGCCATCAGCATTGATCTTCAGTTTGTCTGACAAACCTAAGGAGGTCTTGACTACACCTTCCAGAAAACAGAGGTTCTGGGGATGA